Genomic window (Zingiber officinale cultivar Zhangliang chromosome 2B, Zo_v1.1, whole genome shotgun sequence):
accgatcagataacccatagtatccggatcgatccaccgatcgatcgagccggattttgcccaaaccaagtccaaaccaataccggtcaaccttgactgttggtacatcatgcttagcatccggtcactcccttgacctgctaagactccccaccaagtgtccggtcaatccctttgacccacttggacttttctcttcgtgtcaagtatccggtcactctcttgacctacttgaccttctcaacaccagatgtccgatcacccttgatccatctggattttcccttgcccggcttcactcaccaggactttcacctagcttcactcactagggtttttcacctggcttcactcaccaggatttccaatctgtccggcttcactcaccaggactttccaactgcctggcttcactcactaggactttcccactgcctggcttcactcaccaggactttcccactgcctgtcttcactcaccaggactttccacatccggtccagagaacgagctaccgagccctctctgacctcagtttggagaacgagctaccgagccctctccgacttccatccggtccagagaacgagctcccgagccctctctgaccacagtccggagaacgagctaccgagccctctccgacttcccatgtgccaagcttccatacttggacttctccgtgccaagtctccatacttggacttttcccgtgccaagctccttgcttggacttttcccatgccaagcttcctgcttagacttttcccgcgccaagctccctgcttggacttttccgagtcaggtcaactcacctcgggtcaatcaggtcaaccttgaccaagggttgcacccacaacctcccaagtttctgttcttgtcaaacatcaagatacaacttgagtcaggtcaaccttgacctaaggttgcaccaacaatctcccatcaaaatacaactcttctgttttcgtcaaacatcaaaatacaactcgagtcaggtcaactcgagtcgggtcaaccaggtcaaccttgacctaaggttgcaccaacagccaGCGCTTCCGCAGAGGCTTCTTCTCATCAGTTGAGGGACCTTGAGGACCCCAAAACTGAACCCCACCCCACTGAGTCAATTGCTAGTGAGAGGGCTCCTTCTCCTGCTCCTGAGAAGTGTTTACAACTTCAGCGCAAGAGGAAGTACGTTATTCCTTCAGTCCAAGCCCCTCTGTCTAGGCCTCCCATTTCGCAAGCCTCTTCTAAGGAAGCAACCCCCACCTGGGCAAACACTACCCTTACCATAGAGGCTACGTCTTCTCCTCCTGTACAAGTCCTCGCCCAAGAATATACTGTCCCCCGAGTGGAAGACCAACCCGGGGACTCCACAACCCCCTTTCATCCGTCTTCGAGCCACCCATCCCCTGTGGTTATGGCGCCTCCTGCTCGCACCAAGGAACGCTCCAAGGGACGATatatcttctcctcctccttttaaCTACCATCCCTTTAGGTGTTAGATCCAGCCCCCTCGGGCTCTTCCCCCCTTCGCGGTCAGGTGCAACTTCATAGTGCTCTGGCCGACTCCTGGAAAGCCTCCGCTGACTATATTTCGGAATGTTTTCCACTGGACCTAGCCGACCTATTCTCCCAACTGCTAGTGGAGGTAAGTCCTACCTGATTCTTCCTCATGCCCTTTTGTGGCTAATAATACTATCATTTTTTTATAGACTTCTTTCATGGTGCTGAGCCTTGCCCAATATGTCGTCGGTCTTCACCGGGAAAACGAGGCGCTCCGAGCTCGGCTTTAGGAGTTGGCGtctcctttggctacaagtcagGCTATCGATCTGAAAACCCCGGAGAGCCCGATCCAATCCCATTTGCAAGAGATGGAGGATAGAACTCGAGCCGCCCGAGACCTATCCCGCGCAGAGCTTGCAAAGGTGTGATCTCTAGAGGCCACCTTGAAGACCAACTCTGCCAAACTGAAATCTGAGGGGATGATACACATCCAAATTCTGGTGGACCTAGAGGCGAGGGAAACAGAGGTCGCCACCCTTTCTTCAAAGTTGCAGGAGCTCCAAGGAGCCTATAACTCACTAGAGAGGGACCTGACAACCAAAAAGGCAGATATGTTTGCCAGCATGGATCGAGAAGTTGCCCTTCAAAAGCAGTGGGAGGTAGCCAAGGCTACCCTCAAGTTCCTTCAGGCGGGCCTCTCTAAGGTATGGGATGAGGCCACCATGATACATCAAGAGCTAGCTATGGTCCAAGTTGATGCTAACAAGGCCAAGGGCGAGCTGACAGACTATCAAGCTGGCGAGGCTGCTCGTCTGGAAGCTTACAAGGCCACCGCCATTGCTTCCAAAGAATTTGGGGCTAAGATAGGCAGTCTCATTGACCGGATGGTTTTCTATGGCGACGCGGGGGCCCTGCTACAGCTTTACTTGAAAGGCTTTCTTCGGTCAGCCCCTCCTGATGACTTCTTAGACCGGACTCACCTTCTCAAGGAGCTTCCTGACAAAGCTTTTCCCTCTTTTAACTGATACCAATCCACTTGTAGTAACATAAGACAAGCAAGACTTCAAATTTCTTGATACCAGTGAGTGCTCTATATTGTGAAAATTTGTGCCAATAAACTTGCTGTTTGTGTGTGGTGTGATGTTCATATACCTACAGAGTCCCGTTAAGCCCCATGGGCCCCTTCTATGATTTTGTAAATTGGTGGAGTGCTGCCAACTTGTATGAAAAGACTGGATAGCTTATTACCTGAGCAGGACTTATTCAGGGTCATTGCCCTGATCGGGCACTGCTTCCCCTTTCCTACTCTATTTCCCCTATCAGGTTAGCCCTATCAGGTTAGCCCGACCAGGTTAACTGATAGAGCTACTCGACTGACCCTGAATCATCGCGATAAGTCATGGTTGTCGGGTCTTTCCATCTGCCCACATTGAAACTATCGCCCATATTGGAACTATCAGAGTTTAGTCCACTTACGAGATCATAAAGGTGTCCACTCTAGTGTTTCCACGTGTctttggtgttagagtgtatactaaaagcctagcttttggtataaacatttatctagaaataagaatcacattggtcaaatgtctacatttatgataaatgaagttgttcaattaatttatattgtagataacatggtgtgtggtgtcacacacagaggatcatgttatcagtaccttataaattataaacagtagctcacgaccataatggaaaggaacaaaccattggaaggtcgtagtgtaattaggtattagtttatcttaactatataattacactagtacacttagagtgtattgagtaggaccattagaggtcgtttcttttatactgactttataaagaaacaaagacctcagttattatggaagtgtgtgctcttaatcctaatataataacaagcacatatatttgatatttatttctttaatttatcaatgggtgagatttagttcgatgaatcaataagcccgataagttgggaaatgatatcacttatagtgtgtgttgttgattatagaagaaccgtgtcctagtgatctaggttgagaatgtccccaagaggagctcataaggattgtcatgttaaacctgcagtggacttagtccgacatgacgatgaagttgagtggtactactcttggagctagatattaattgagttgtcagtaacttacttaattagtggacatttgttatcttaaacacagggagactaacacactcataataagcaggagcccaaaatgtaatttgggattggtgcggtagttcaataatagttctttagtggaatgaattattattgatgaaattaagttgtgtgttcggggcgaacacgagatgcttaatttcatcgggagaccaaaaccaattcctcctctcggtccctatcgtagcctctagtatatagagatttatacccaccgcatacccaccttcttacccatccaatggggccggccaagctagcttggaacccaagctagggccggccaagaccaagtggatgagtcatgtaggtggccggctaaagcttgggtcccaagcttaggtggccgaccactagaatattaaaaaggatttttattaaaattatttcttatgtggatatcatgagtttaaaaaattaaaaatttccttttataactttctacaaaagattaagagaagagattaatctctttccttatttgtacactacaagaaaaacgtcattcaacaacactcaaacgacaacggttttataccaaaccgttgtctttttgccttttaacaacggttttaaccaaaaccgttgtcttttagcaatttttttggcctacgacaacggtttttaaaaaccgttgtctatttatgtttttttaagactacgacaacggtttttaaatgatacaacaacagtttttgaaaactgttgtctatgtgcgcttttttttgggattacgacaacagtttttaaaagccGTTGTCTTAAGTGATGTTGAATACCggtgttttttttccttcgccgttttttccccttcgccaatttttgccccgctttttttctttccctctccccgaaagttttttgccgccgcattccacccttttatcttctcaatccgtccctcttttctcttttctcacaatctctcgctCACCGGAGCCGCGTAGGAGCAGCAGCAGTCCACGAGTCCATTAAGGACGCCCTCACCGGCAAGACCTCCTACATGAAATCCACTAACAGTAAGTgtcctctacttcttcctcctgcaTCTTCTCGTCGAAAACCCTAGATACTCCTGCATCTTCTCGCCGTCTGCGGTACTCTGGGCTCGCCCTCTTCGCATTCCTCTGTATAAAGCCCCTTCTATCGTCTTCTTGCTCCacactcttcttcttcgcctccgCGAAGGCTCCCCGTGCCACAAATCCTGGTCGTCGAACCCTAATCCTCCTCTTATCCCATTTCTTTCCTGATTCTGCCAGACTCTTGAAGGAGCGAGACGTGATAATGGGAAAGAGAGCGGAGGAGCTCGATATCGATAATCTATTGGATGAGATTCCCCATCTTCGTCATCGTGGTGTCCTCGATAGACCCGACGGTGCCGGTTTCCGCATCGCCGATGATTTGCCGACGTCGGTCCTCCATGGGGATGGCGGTGGGTGTATCTGGTCTGAGGGGGTTCCGAGCTCGTTAGCGGAGCGTTCGCTTCCGTTGGAGGAGACCCTCCTGCTCCAAAACCTGGGAGCAGCCTGgtatgcttcttttttttttttgtgtttttgtttCCATTACATGCCAAAGCATTTCTTGCCTCAAAATACAATTACTGTTGCATTAACTTGCCTCAAAATACAATTACAGCTTTGCATTAACTTTCCTCAAAATACAATTACAGCTTTGCATTAACTTTCTTGCTCGTCTACTTCCACCTTCCCTTTCAGTGTATATGACAAAGACTGAACTCAAAAGTGTTGCAATATAATCTCTCGGATTCATCTCATTTGAGGCCACAACCACCAGATCACAGAAATGGGCTTCTACTTCAATTCTCACACGCTGGCCTCTTTCTTCTTGCTCTTAGCATTCCCAGCCTTCACTTATGGATGGGGAATTGTCGGCCACCAGATTATTTGCCAGATTACCCAGGATCATTTAAGTGAGTCAGCAGCTGCAGCGGTTAAAGAACTACTCCCTGCCTACGCAGAGAACGACCTAAGCACCCTTTGCTCTTGGGCAGATACAATCAAGTTTCGATACCATTGGTCGTCGGAACTTCACTACATTGATACCCCTGATGATCTTTGCACTTATAATTACAACAGTTAGTGTTCATGCATGCTTTGATTGTGTTTATTCTAGTCCATACAATATCGTTCTAGTATTAGCAATGATATGTTGTTTGGTTATGATCAGGGGATTGCAAAGATGAAGATGGTGTGAAAGGAAGGTGTGTCTCAGGTGCCATCACTAATTATACTAATCAGCTTCTCACCTATGGAAGCTCTGCCGATGAATCACAATGTAATTAATATATCAAAGATAGTTTCTATGTCCTATGTTATATTGATATCATTTCTACTTAATTCATTTCCTCTGTTTTTTTTTACCTGTAATCTAGATAATCTCACTGAAGCACTTCTATTCCTTTCTCACTTAATGGGTGACATCCATCAGGTAGAAGAGACTATTTCTTAATTGCTTTCTTCAGTTATTTGCACCAACTGATGTCGATTCGGAATTGTTTAGCCTCTTCATGTAGGATTTACTTCTGATAGAGGAGGAAATACGATCCCAGTGCATTGGTTTAGAAGGAAATCAGAGCTCCATAAAGTAGgaatttggtttatttttttgaaaatctcTTTCACCATTTTTCACACTAATTTTCATGTGCGGATATATGCTGCAATGCAGGTCTGGGATAAAGATATTATTGAGACAGCAGGAGATCGATTTTACGACAATGTTGTGGAGGAATTTCTCGACGCACTCAAACAAAACATCACTGTGAGATAATTTTCCGTGAGTTTTTTTTTTGATGTCTTTGTGTTAGTTTTGATTAAAGCTTTTAGTTGAACAACAGGGAGAGTGGTCTGATCAAGTTGTGAAATGGGAGAAATGCAGCAATAACAAGGTCGCTTGTCCTGATGTGTAAGTAGAATTTGCACTCTGTGTTCATTAGAGAAACAACCCAGTGCACAAAATTCCTCTTGTTTCCTTAAATTTGAACCAGTGATTACCAGGTCATGCGACAATAATTTTACCGTTGCACTTAAGCTATGAAATGAAAATGATAGGGGATTGCAATTCTAAGGAAGTAACTTCTTACACAGTTGGGATAGAAAACCTAACATCAATCTGACTTCTGGTGACAATTCTGTCTTGTATGATCATGACTTGCAGAGGTAATGGTTAACTGAATAACTAACAGATATCACTGATCATGGAGACTATAATCTTATGGAGACAAATTTACTTCTATTTTTCAGCTACGCACTCTTTGATGGTGATGGACATCAAGTGCCTCAAGATCTAGTGGAAAAAGTTGGTAAGGTGTTTGAAACCATTCTGGAAGAGGTAAGTTCTTTATTAACCTTATATCTGCAGTGCtgataacttggaaatatttctcTTGTGAAATGACTGTTCAACGTTTACAGGCTAACAAACTCAGGTATGAAACAAATGAAGACATGTCTATAGCACAGGCTATTAAGCTAGTCATGGAGAGGCATTCAATATGATGCATTATTAATGAATTAAgtctactttatgagatttcagatttttttattattcataggcatttagtttagatcaagtgacatttctttatcttcttcttacaggtggagtttgaaggattaggagaattaagaagcaaggatgaagaagatgaaggattaggagaattaagaagcaaggatgaagaagatgaaggcatctagtttatcttctttctttatctatttggtccacttcgatccaagtacgatgcaaacatggcaaggatgaagaagatgaaggattaggagaattaagaagcagtgttttgttactcttctagtgttgtacatggtaaaagtagttcaaatgatccaactcttcaaaactggatatcaagattaggatgttgtgttactcttctaggattaggatgttgtgttgttctacctttgttttaatagtgtcgttgtcattttgttagctgcttttgaaatttcttcggaatgttgtaaatattattttcgaatgttagaaaattatatgttaaattttatttacaaatttagtattttgaatgatttataatactagaaaattgtataataaattttaatatttttttttattttttatcaaaaaaagacaacgatttttcactgttgtcgtaaataggttaaaactgttgttgaagaccctgttattaaag
Coding sequences:
- the LOC122048122 gene encoding uncharacterized protein LOC122048122, which produces MQVWDKDIIETAGDRFYDNVVEEFLDALKQNITGEWSDQVVKWEKCSNNKVACPDVYALFDGDGHQVPQDLVEKVGKVFETILEEANKLRYETNEDMSIAQAIKLVMERHSI